The stretch of DNA gtttcatgtagcgtttatacgtcctccttcgctcctcgatgcctcgatcctcactgatctacataaagaatgatgggggggaaacaatgggatagtctatccagtgttagttatagatcagtgggaacgcccctcgaggatcgagcatcgaggatcgaggaggcataatgagaggcaccctttgCCTATGGAACCTCCCTGtcatattgaaaaaaaaatggctgttGTAAAAAAGGGTTCACGTCGGGTGGAGCAGAGGAGTATTAATATATGACACTTAGAAGAGAAGATGTaggggggcggaggaggaggcccatgggagacagacggacagaagtgatggggttggggagggggggggggctacttgCAAAGATCCTTTAATACATTAAAATCAAACTGTATCACAGACTATAATCAAACTGCTCTCACAAACTATAAGACCACTTAGATATCATCTAAATCAATCATCACATCTCCCCAACCCCTTCACactgtttcagagagagagagagagaaagagaaagagagagagttgctttCCCTCACTCATATtacttctttttctttctttctttattttttttactttgatttttatTTGATGAACACATATAAGAAAataacacgcacatgcacaaaacGCACAAAAAATAGCAGGTTGGGGGACGACATACATCCATGACTGTCAAAATttaaaataagaataataatattaaaaaaaaataaaaaaaaaaacaagacaagacataTTTTTCTTTACTTAAGAGGAGAAATCCTGACTAAAAATAAGTGCTGTTCAAACCTGTCTGGACTTGTTTTCCAATAATGATGCGGACAATACATGATCCCATACGTGATTTGCAACACTACAGCTTTGGCAACACGGTGCATTAATGCTCATAAAACACCTTTGCAtttgaaaggagagagaaggcagtcgaggaagatgaggaagagcagagaatgaagggagagaagctgaggagaagagagaggaaaggagggagcgagggaccaaagagatgagagcagaggaggaaagagaaggacCAGAGGGTAACAGACTAACAAGATCAAAGAAAGAGctataaagagagagggaggaatatgtatgtgtgtgtgagtgtgggtgtgtgtgtgtgtgagagagagttttcaTCGCCATTTGTCACCTGtcaggtgtgcatgtgtttgggcAAATTTAGCAATGTTCTGTTTCTatggcaatatatatatatatatatatatatatatatattgtgtgtgtgtgtgtgtgtgtgtgtgtgtgtgtgttttctcactctTGATGCGTAGCCCCAGTCTTGGTCAGGAGAGTGAGGACGAAGAACATGAAGATGACAAACACAGCCAGGCCAACCCAGAACCCTATAACAATCGAGTCTACAAGAGAGGAACACAgtcatatgacacacacacacacacacacacacaaatagtaaTTTAAGCACGcttgttgaacacacacacacgcacacataaaacaaacataatACAATGTATTACAGACATCCAttatgaaacacacaaacacacacacacacacacacaattgcctTTAAGACATTCTGCTGCTGTCAAGAAGATGTGGTAAATTATTCATCGATTTATTTGAAACTGGAAAAGCCAGAACACAAACCTTGGATATTCACTACCGTCACTCTCCCTGGGATGGCCTATTTCTAGTGATTAGACTGTCATTTCAGTGCTCAGTGTTTCTTGTGTGCTTCTGGAACATACCGTCCTCTAAAGGACGATACCTTAATGTCCCTTGATTAAGTATCaatctgtacacacatacatagaaacaaacaaatcatgTGCCAAAAGAGAACACCAGGTACATGCTGTAACAATTAGGGTTTAGGTATCCAATGCCGTTTCTTTTTCCCCTAAGCTCCCTATACAGTTGTGgagtatttgcattttacacagcTGTTGCACTCATGGCCTGTACCTTTCCTCCAGGACACAGTGTACATGAATTTGTGTACTAACCGGCAGATAATCTCCAAAGAGCCATTACATTGTTTTCTACAAATATAGCAGCTTATTTGCACAGTTGTCCTTATGTGATTTGTGATTCCCCCAGTCATGAAGAGTaaagttgcatggctggttctCCATATAGACAGATAGAGTGCGGCTGGGAGGGTgtgcctctctcccttttgcaAATTAGTTTATCATCGAAATGACTTTGAAGCTGTTAtatgaatgtattttttttttaattcatttaagATGCATATAATAGGTTACTTTTCTACCTTACACAGAGATGCAGCTgtttacttacagtacagtatgtcacatGATAAAGTCTATACCAGAACCAAGTAGTGACCAGAGTGCTGCTGTATGTAATGTCTGCGAGTTCATTAGTAACTGATGCTCACGTTAAACCACTGCCGTATTCTTACCCccaaaactctctcacacacacacacacacacacacacacacacacacacacacacacacacacacacacacacacacacacacacacacacacacacacacacacacacacacacacacacacacacacacacacacacacacacacacacacacacacacacacacacacatacatactcacagtTAATCCATCCCTGTTTAAAAAAACTCACCAAATCTGAAGGGGGTCTTCTGTTGTCTGCCcctatactgtatctgtatgtcACTATATTTtgcttgtttctttgtttgtttatttattgttttggggaggggggcaacCCATCTAAATATAGTCATGTCAAATATGAGGTCAAGGTGATAAAGCCTATAAGGTTAGAACATCACATGCATCATTAAATGTGCTATCACTCTCCTTCCAACCTGCTTCATTACGGGGGTGCAACAgcaagcacagagcacagaacacacacacacacacacacaaacagcaataaCGGATCCTTGTTATTCTCATCCAGAGCCTCTCAAGGCATCATCAGACACTTAGATAGCCTCTTTCAGAACTAAAATCAGCATccgaacacacacatagttcacatacaaaaaaaaaaacacatatacttCCTCGGATTACTTCTCATCACATGAAGGACAACTTACAGCGATGTGCCTTCAGACCTTCAAAAGACACGGGCTCCTCGTCGTCGTAGTACTCGTACTGCCAAACGTAGTTGTCTCCACCGCGGAAACTAACGCCGTTCTGAGTGTTGTTGAGGAGCGCCGACATAGCATTGACATCTGTGCGCTCGTATTCGCTTTACTGTATGGTGCGGCGAATTGGCGACTCGATTTGGTATCCAACCTCCCATGCGCTCAGAGTTAACACATCACAATACTGTTGTCCAAAAAATAgcccttttgtttgttttgtagcaGACAAAAGTAGATTTAAAAGTACAATACAACTTTACTCAGAACGTTTACCACGCATTTCTTTATTGGTGTCTCCAATGCTCGGTaagatatatataatatatatatttttatataaaaaggaaaaaataaacgaGAGAGGACGTAATCCGCGTGTCTTCATGAGGCAGAAAATCGCATGTAACTGCTTCTACATATCCTGCCCAGCTCTCTCACGACACGTTTTCTCTGACGTAAAGTCCAGTAGTGGGCGACTACACAGAAGGCTGCAGATGCTTTGTCCTGTAAAATTGCCTCTAAATTGGATATCCCTCCCAAAGAGAAAAAGCTTAATTGGCTTAATTGGTTGATATGTCAGCAAACATGTTTAACTGAAGccattacaaaacaaacaaacaaacaaaaaaaaatcccctaaTATTATTCTAAATTGAGGGTTCCACAACATAAAACaattaggctatatatatatatagtatataagCTATAAACAGGTGAATGCTAAGGTATAGAATAGGGAGAACATAAGAGGTTGGTTTGTAGGCTTATGACTGGTTACTGCATCTCAGCAACattcaaacaaataagaaattgTTGACCGATgaccccaaaacacacaatatgcaaTAGTCTATTTGGcataaaactagatgtaccgcatagcgGTGCGAAATATGATCGCCGTTCAGTCCTAAACATCCTCTCCACGAATATAAACAacacttgtcaatttgtctccatcatTCTCTCGCAACCTTTGTGCATTATGCTTGtatgtgctgtgcgtgtgtgtgtgtgtgtgtgtgtgtgtgtgtgcgtgtgcgtgtgcgcgtgcgtgagcATGTGTAATGCATTCCCACAACATTCAAGATGTCAATCAATTTAATGGTAGGCAtagcatataggcctacacacataaAGGGATCTAACGTAGCCTACAATCTCACGGGATTCAGATAATCAAAGGGTCATATTAATGGAAACATGCCAAATGGACTTGAACATTTCAAAGAAGGCCAACATCAAATAGCCTAAAGCATGTCTCCGGTTTAAGACCCGAGTTCTTTCAAAGCCTTCAGCTTTCTGTAGCCACGCGCAGCCGTGCATGCGTTGGAGAACATCTGATCTCTGTGGAGCACGGAACCAAATTGACACCTCAGACAAGTGCATGAGGAAATTGTGGATATGCACGACCGAATCTAGCCCACATTAAAAGGATTTTTTCATGACTTCCTGCCCGTGGACTTCACATGTTGAATGACctcggtttgaaaaaaaaaaaaaaaaaaagaattaacaTTATCTTTTGGATGTGGCGTTGGTATGAGTTAAGATGAGGCAGAATTAGGACACTCTAGTCCTTGAAGCAAATAAAAAGATGGCAGTCAAGTTATGTTTTTTTGTAGGCTAATCTTCCACATGAGGGACATTCTGATACGATAACCTCTGCAGAGTGGCAGCTAAGCCTGTTCATCATGACTTACGTATTGTACGTAGAGCCAATCTGCAAGCACCTTAAATTTGGCATTATTACTGAGTAACAATAAAAACCAAGGCTGGTTTGGTCGCAATCTGGTCTTTATTcatttatagcctacataacataCAGAACAGCCATAAAGGGGAGGTAATCCACAAAAAAGGGCCAACTCATTATGCGGTGGCATAATTCCATCAGCATGTCTTGTGCTTATTGTTATTTGTTGGTCTAGATGTCAGTTAAATAGTCTACAATGATTGAACTGTGGAGGTAATGCATCTGGAACATAAGTGGGGGGATGGACAGGTGGGACTTGCATCAATGCTtagctttcaaaaaaaaaatgtctctggTAATTTACAGCAAGtttctaggctgggtgaacactgcctgaacttccggggaatttgaatttcgcccagcttagtatggtgaaaataTCTGAACTATTTTCTATCTGAACAACTTGGATACTTCAACGGCAACCTTTTGAGATCATCCAGTCAGAGGGCTAGCAATAAGTCACATGACCATATGTGAGCTTCTGAAATTTCCAACAAAGATGgcacattttacacattttcaGACGATGTCATTGACACtaagcctggctatcaccatacttaagctcaatcttttgatactgaatattagtctggggagtctgcgctgtatttctacagcacaagaggcgtgatcaatgagcatagttcaaatgactctgtacacttggatagtccttcaatcaATCAGACTAATGATCTGCACGCCTGCATTGTGAATacgccagtttgtgattggttccagtaGATGTGgaaaggaagcaggagagataaatttgcaggtttccagcctgagctgcagggcgaaatacAATCACCGGAAGATCTGGCACTGTTAACTGAGTCCATGTTCTCTTAAAGAGATCCTCACTGGTAAGATGCTCAGAGGAGAGCCATAGGCCGTGTTAAAGTAGGGAAAAACTCTCTCAGTGAAGGTGTGTATGAAAGTGTGCAAATCTGTGTTGTTATCCGGGTCAGAGAATGACACCTTCCCTCTGTCCAGGTCCAGcagcactctgatcctctggggTTTCTGTTTCACTGTAAGGCGAACGATAGGTTGTGGGGAAGAACGTGCTTTATATTTGCCCTCTTTATTAGTCACCATCCACCGACCACTCGTGGAGGCAAAGTCTCCCTTCCTCGGGGCAGACTCTGTCATCACCCCCACATTCCAGCGTGGACTCTTCCCAACCGccacatcccagcagtgtgTCCCTGAAGAGAAGCCCTTAGAGCCCAGGACAGAAGCAAACTCACTAAACCTCTCTGGGTTACCGGGAAGCTCTTGCTCCTTATCAGTGTCTCTAAAACTGGTCAGATCGTCAGACAAGACAAGACGTGCGTTTGCCGTATTCGGATCCAGAATGACTGGAACTGAAAACAGAGAGGTTGGACAGTTTTATACTTCACATATTACCTTAGTACCATGAATCAACATGGAAACTTAACAATTAATACCATGGGAACTATGCAatgatgtttgtttttaaaaaaaaaagcccaattTCTAACATGAAGATTTCACCATTCAATTCCTCTAAATCTACTCTACAGTAATGCCCATAAAAGCTCTCATGATTGTCAACAGATCCCACTGGAGCATTGCCAGAcccaagtaggctatagcctacattagaaCACAAGTTGTCTCTCACTAAACTTGAGAAAACATGATTGCATATCCCCTACAGTACACCTTCAAAAGACACGGGCTCCTCGTCGTCTTAGTACTTGTACTGCCAAACGTAGTTGTCTCCACCGCGGAAACTAACGCCGTTCTGAGTGTTGTTGAGGAGAGCCGACATAGCATTGACATCTGTGCGCTCGTATTCGCTTTACTGTAGGGGGCGGCGAATTGGCGACTCTATTTGGTATCCAACCTCCCATGCGCTCAGAGTTAACACATCACAATACTGTTGTCCAAAAAATTTCTAACATGAAGAATTCACCATTCAATTCCTCTAAATCTACTCTACAGTAATGCCCATAAAAGCTCTCATGAATGTCAACAGATCCCACTGGAGCATTGCCAGAcccaagtaggctatagcctacattagaaCACAAGTTGTCTCTCACTAAACTTGAGAAAACATGATTGCATATCCCCTACAGTACACCTTTGAAAATAAAGGAACGAGAATGAtgtacagcatactgtatgcgATGGTGACCTACTAATAGTGCCTTTTAACATCAACATCAAGTTTCAAAGGTTTGTTGTGCAGAATGTGTTACCAGAAAAATAATATATTCGAATATAATAATTTGAAATGTACTGCAGTGCAATACTCACTATAATGGACcatctcctgcatcttctcccagacgCTGAACTTCAGATTGCCCAGGTGTTTGGCCACATCCATCAGcgctcctgaaaccctctcttgatcctgcagtgtgcactgggctctggaataacactccgcagtcagtgctgctgtgggtttggattcagaacacacagagaagagacaaTCGGGAGGAAGATTAGGCCTACTCACCTCTCCACTGTGCTTTTGTAGTTCTGAAAAGATATCAAAAGGGGGGAATGGATTAagagtattttgaaagtattgGGTTTTGACTTTTGATGTCTTACATAACAAACTGTGCTATGCAATAATACTATTCTATCAATAGAtaatacgtaagggataatgtatagaacgccggtcattatgtacgggataacggccgacgaggtgaccggttcgatggaaataatggctaggtggaggtctagaactccggcgacgtgcgaagcacggagacggagttacctccgccgtgccattatttccatcgaaccggtcgacctcgaaggccgttatcccgcttatctcccgtttgtattcataacctgtatatttagaacatagttttattccaccgttgcgtccgttaacatcgctaaaactgtcttgactgtgggactactttccgccacatatcaactttctacttgcaggacaaaactgccgttactagttctaaatggatagttgctatggccaaaagccagtcgttagttctaaatggctggttgctacggccaaaagccagtcgttagttctatctctgccgttgtcaagtgggcatttcccaggattctgattaactttaactttgaaagatcgctacttttatagcctacatggcatccaactagctacaatccacctccgtcatatgctacaatgttactatggttctgcacgtctgtatttcagcttggatgcaacgtgacagttcatttaaacttcgcaacgagtttggcgaattaatattcaagtgtgatacgggaactacttctaaggtagcaggttatacgaagttaatggccaccccatcagccaatcagagaagagaattccattgttgagggagataagtaagggataacggccgacgaggtgaccggttcgatggaaataatggctaggtggaggtctagaactccggcgacgtgcgaagcacggagacggagttacctccgccgtgccattatttccatcgaaccggtcgacctcgaaggccgttatcccgcttatctcccgtttgcattcataacctgtatatttagaacatcgttttattccaccgttgcgtccgttaacatcgctaaaactgtcttgactgtgggactactttccgccacatatcaactttctacttgcaggacaaaactgccgttactagttctaaatggatagttgctatggccaaaagccagtcgttagttctaaatggctagttgctacggccaaaagccagtcgttagttctatctctgccgttgtcaagggggcatttcccaggattctgattaactttaactttgaaagatcgctacttttatagcctacatggcatccaactagctacaatccacctccgtcatatgctacaatgttactatagttctgcacgtctgtatttcagcttggatgcaacgtgacagttcatttaaacttcgcaacgagtttggcgaattaatattcaagtgtgatacgggaactacttcaaaggtagcaggttatacgaa from Sardina pilchardus chromosome 12, fSarPil1.1, whole genome shotgun sequence encodes:
- the LOC134097673 gene encoding E3 ubiquitin-protein ligase TRIM35-like produces the protein MSCSHSVCKACLQKFWDTKGSRECPVCRRRSSKDNPPINLILKNLCETFLNEKCQGSPEREVLCGLHGEKLKLFCLEDKQPVCLVCRDSKKHTNHNFYPIDEAALDCKTQAQHTAIQIRREFMKLHQFLRDEEAARIAALRKEEKQKSQMMKNKIGKLSKEISSLSDAIKVVTTQMGTNNITFLQNYKSTVERAQCTLQDQERVSGALMDVAKHLGNLKFSVWEKMQEMVHYIPVILDPNTANARLVLSDDLTSFRDTDKEQELPGNPERFSEFASVLGSKGFSSGTHCWDVAVGKSPRWNVGVMTESAPRKGDFASTSGRWMVTNKEGKYKARSSPQPIVRLTVKQKPQRIRVLLDLDRGKVSFSDPDNNTDLHTFIHTFTERVFPYFNTAYGSPLSILPVRISLREHGLS